One part of the Lycium ferocissimum isolate CSIRO_LF1 chromosome 8, AGI_CSIRO_Lferr_CH_V1, whole genome shotgun sequence genome encodes these proteins:
- the LOC132068656 gene encoding glucan endo-1,3-beta-glucosidase 8-like isoform X3 has protein sequence MLTLRGVKIRYVAVGNEPFLQTYNGTYLHCTLPALRNVQEAINHAGLGPKVKAIVPLNADIYYSPYSNPVPSAGDFRPEIRDLAIQIVQYLHSNDAPFVVNIYPFLSLYENNYFPLEYAFFNASNKPINDGNYLYTNVFDANFDTLAWSLKKAGFPDMKIIVGEVGWPTDGNKNANTENAKRFNQGLIQHALSGEGTPARKGKIDVYLFSLIDENTKSIAPGSFERHWGIFEFDGKPKYELDLSGLKKHKSLAAVEGVSYMHKRWCMLKPRHAQNDLGKSIDYACSLSDCTALGYGSSCNHLSAQGNASYAFNMYYQFKSQNSLDCDFQGLAMVTHKDPSDDKCHFPVMIDDRPRVMLLHKNLVYIILAILQGFLVVLLLVS, from the exons ATGCTTACACTTCGTGGAGTCAAAATCAG GTATGTGGCAGTAGGAAATGAACCGTTTCTTCAAACATACAACGGCACATATCTGCATTGCACTTTGCCAGCTCTGAGAAATGTTCAAGAAGCTATCAACCATGCTGGACTAGGCCCAAAGGTGAAAGCAATCGTCCCCTTAAATGCTGACATCTACTACTCCCCCTACTCGAACCCCGTCCCCTCAGCTGGGGATTTCAGGCCAGAAATACGCGATTTAGCCATTCAAATTGTCCAATATCTGCACTCAAATGATGCACCCTTTGTGGTTAACATCTATCCTTTCCTCAGTCTCTATGAAAACAATTATTTCCCATTAGAGTATGCCTTCTTTAATGCATCAAACAAGCCTATAAATGATGGCAATTATCTTTATACTAACGTGTTTGATGCCAATTTCGATACTCTTGCTTGGTCTTTGAAGAAAGCTGGCTTTCCTgacatgaaaatcatagttgGAGAAGTCGGGTGGCCAACAGATGGCAATAAAAATGCAAATACTGAAAATGCCAAGAGATTTAACCAAGGATTGATTCAACATGCTCTAAGTGGAGAAGGAACCCCTGCAAGGAAGGGCAAAATAGATGTTTACTTGTTCAGTCTGATTGATGAGAATACTAAAAGCATTGCTCCTGGTAGTTTTGAGAGGCATTGGGGAATATTTGAGTTTGATGGGAAGCCAAAGTATGAGCTAGATTTATCTGGCCTGAAGAAGCATAAAAGCCTAGCTGCGGTAGAAGGTGTGAGTTATATGCATAAAAGGTGGTGTATGCTAAAGCCGCGGCATGCACAAAATGACTTGGGAAAGAGTATTGATTATGCTTGCAGTCTTTCTGATTGCACTGCTTTGGGGTATGGTTCTTCCTGTAATCATCTGAGTGCACAAGGGAATGCTTCCTATGCTTTTAATATGTATTACCAATTCAAAAGCCAGAACAGTTTGGACTGTGATTTCCAAGGCTTGGCTATGGTAACTCATAAGGATCCATCTGATGACAAGTGCCACTTTCCAGTGATGATTGATGACCGTCCTAGAGTAATGCTGTTGCACAAGAATTTAGTGTATATTATACTGGCTATTCTCCAAGGATTTCTAGTAGTTTTGCTGCTTGTTTCTTAG
- the LOC132068656 gene encoding glucan endo-1,3-beta-glucosidase 8-like isoform X2, giving the protein MARRCLSVGVNWGTMASHQLPPESVVKMLKENGFEKVKLFEADDKILSALIGSDIEVMLAIPNYMLQDMSTDPGLAASWIDANVSTYAYTRGVKIRYVAVGNEPFLQTYNGTYLHCTLPALRNVQEAINHAGLGPKVKAIVPLNADIYYSPYSNPVPSAGDFRPEIRDLAIQIVQYLHSNDAPFVVNIYPFLSLYENNYFPLEYAFFNASNKPINDGNYLYTNVFDANFDTLAWSLKKAGFPDMKIIVGEVGWPTDGNKNANTENAKRFNQGLIQHALSGEGTPARKGKIDVYLFSLIDENTKSIAPGSFERHWGIFEFDGKPKYELDLSGLKKHKSLAAVEGVSYMHKRWCMLKPRHAQNDLGKSIDYACSLSDCTALGYGSSCNHLSAQGNASYAFNMYYQFKSQNSLDCDFQGLAMVTHKDPSDDKCHFPVMIDDRPRVMLLHKNLVYIILAILQGFLVVLLLVS; this is encoded by the exons ATGGCGAGGAGATGTTTGAGCGTGGGAGTGAACTGGGGTACTATGGCATCTCACCAGTTGCCACCAGAGAGTGTGGTGAAGATGCTTAAAGAAAATGGCTTTGAGAAAGTAAAACTGTTTGAAGCAGATGACAAGATATTGAGTGCTTTGATAGGTAGTGATATTGAAGTGATGCTTGCAATTCCTAACTACATGTTGCAAGATATGAGCACTGACCCTGGCCTGGCGGCTTCTTGGATTGATGCCAATGTCTCTACTTATGCTTACACTCGTGGAGTCAAAATCAG GTATGTGGCAGTAGGAAATGAACCGTTTCTTCAAACATACAACGGCACATATCTGCATTGCACTTTGCCAGCTCTGAGAAATGTTCAAGAAGCTATCAACCATGCTGGACTAGGCCCAAAGGTGAAAGCAATCGTCCCCTTAAATGCTGACATCTACTACTCCCCCTACTCGAACCCCGTCCCCTCAGCTGGGGATTTCAGGCCAGAAATACGCGATTTAGCCATTCAAATTGTCCAATATCTGCACTCAAATGATGCACCCTTTGTGGTTAACATCTATCCTTTCCTCAGTCTCTATGAAAACAATTATTTCCCATTAGAGTATGCCTTCTTTAATGCATCAAACAAGCCTATAAATGATGGCAATTATCTTTATACTAACGTGTTTGATGCCAATTTCGATACTCTTGCTTGGTCTTTGAAGAAAGCTGGCTTTCCTgacatgaaaatcatagttgGAGAAGTCGGGTGGCCAACAGATGGCAATAAAAATGCAAATACTGAAAATGCCAAGAGATTTAACCAAGGATTGATTCAACATGCTCTAAGTGGAGAAGGAACCCCTGCAAGGAAGGGCAAAATAGATGTTTACTTGTTCAGTCTGATTGATGAGAATACTAAAAGCATTGCTCCTGGTAGTTTTGAGAGGCATTGGGGAATATTTGAGTTTGATGGGAAGCCAAAGTATGAGCTAGATTTATCTGGCCTGAAGAAGCATAAAAGCCTAGCTGCGGTAGAAGGTGTGAGTTATATGCATAAAAGGTGGTGTATGCTAAAGCCGCGGCATGCACAAAATGACTTGGGAAAGAGTATTGATTATGCTTGCAGTCTTTCTGATTGCACTGCTTTGGGGTATGGTTCTTCCTGTAATCATCTGAGTGCACAAGGGAATGCTTCCTATGCTTTTAATATGTATTACCAATTCAAAAGCCAGAACAGTTTGGACTGTGATTTCCAAGGCTTGGCTATGGTAACTCATAAGGATCCATCTGATGACAAGTGCCACTTTCCAGTGATGATTGATGACCGTCCTAGAGTAATGCTGTTGCACAAGAATTTAGTGTATATTATACTGGCTATTCTCCAAGGATTTCTAGTAGTTTTGCTGCTTGTTTCTTAG
- the LOC132068656 gene encoding glucan endo-1,3-beta-glucosidase 8-like isoform X1 produces MMSGACCRLFLILGIVAFITMARRCLSVGVNWGTMASHQLPPESVVKMLKENGFEKVKLFEADDKILSALIGSDIEVMLAIPNYMLQDMSTDPGLAASWIDANVSTYAYTRGVKIRYVAVGNEPFLQTYNGTYLHCTLPALRNVQEAINHAGLGPKVKAIVPLNADIYYSPYSNPVPSAGDFRPEIRDLAIQIVQYLHSNDAPFVVNIYPFLSLYENNYFPLEYAFFNASNKPINDGNYLYTNVFDANFDTLAWSLKKAGFPDMKIIVGEVGWPTDGNKNANTENAKRFNQGLIQHALSGEGTPARKGKIDVYLFSLIDENTKSIAPGSFERHWGIFEFDGKPKYELDLSGLKKHKSLAAVEGVSYMHKRWCMLKPRHAQNDLGKSIDYACSLSDCTALGYGSSCNHLSAQGNASYAFNMYYQFKSQNSLDCDFQGLAMVTHKDPSDDKCHFPVMIDDRPRVMLLHKNLVYIILAILQGFLVVLLLVS; encoded by the exons atgatgagTGGTGCATGTTGTAGGCTTTTCTTGATTCTGGGAATCGTAGCATTTATAACAATGGCGAGGAGATGTTTGAGCGTGGGAGTGAACTGGGGTACTATGGCATCTCACCAGTTGCCACCAGAGAGTGTGGTGAAGATGCTTAAAGAAAATGGCTTTGAGAAAGTAAAACTGTTTGAAGCAGATGACAAGATATTGAGTGCTTTGATAGGTAGTGATATTGAAGTGATGCTTGCAATTCCTAACTACATGTTGCAAGATATGAGCACTGACCCTGGCCTGGCGGCTTCTTGGATTGATGCCAATGTCTCTACTTATGCTTACACTCGTGGAGTCAAAATCAG GTATGTGGCAGTAGGAAATGAACCGTTTCTTCAAACATACAACGGCACATATCTGCATTGCACTTTGCCAGCTCTGAGAAATGTTCAAGAAGCTATCAACCATGCTGGACTAGGCCCAAAGGTGAAAGCAATCGTCCCCTTAAATGCTGACATCTACTACTCCCCCTACTCGAACCCCGTCCCCTCAGCTGGGGATTTCAGGCCAGAAATACGCGATTTAGCCATTCAAATTGTCCAATATCTGCACTCAAATGATGCACCCTTTGTGGTTAACATCTATCCTTTCCTCAGTCTCTATGAAAACAATTATTTCCCATTAGAGTATGCCTTCTTTAATGCATCAAACAAGCCTATAAATGATGGCAATTATCTTTATACTAACGTGTTTGATGCCAATTTCGATACTCTTGCTTGGTCTTTGAAGAAAGCTGGCTTTCCTgacatgaaaatcatagttgGAGAAGTCGGGTGGCCAACAGATGGCAATAAAAATGCAAATACTGAAAATGCCAAGAGATTTAACCAAGGATTGATTCAACATGCTCTAAGTGGAGAAGGAACCCCTGCAAGGAAGGGCAAAATAGATGTTTACTTGTTCAGTCTGATTGATGAGAATACTAAAAGCATTGCTCCTGGTAGTTTTGAGAGGCATTGGGGAATATTTGAGTTTGATGGGAAGCCAAAGTATGAGCTAGATTTATCTGGCCTGAAGAAGCATAAAAGCCTAGCTGCGGTAGAAGGTGTGAGTTATATGCATAAAAGGTGGTGTATGCTAAAGCCGCGGCATGCACAAAATGACTTGGGAAAGAGTATTGATTATGCTTGCAGTCTTTCTGATTGCACTGCTTTGGGGTATGGTTCTTCCTGTAATCATCTGAGTGCACAAGGGAATGCTTCCTATGCTTTTAATATGTATTACCAATTCAAAAGCCAGAACAGTTTGGACTGTGATTTCCAAGGCTTGGCTATGGTAACTCATAAGGATCCATCTGATGACAAGTGCCACTTTCCAGTGATGATTGATGACCGTCCTAGAGTAATGCTGTTGCACAAGAATTTAGTGTATATTATACTGGCTATTCTCCAAGGATTTCTAGTAGTTTTGCTGCTTGTTTCTTAG